Proteins from one Arthrobacter sp. DNA4 genomic window:
- a CDS encoding ParB/RepB/Spo0J family partition protein: MSEKRRGLGRGLGALIPSSAAANGSSGNGGAVSRPVDLFFPEGRKKTEPLEQPATPAAPAAAKTQAKDSAGSNSRSSAKPAAASSSGDKVSEDGKKDAASAAAAAPTKKAPAKKAPTPEAKAAAETDPSVEASAAVAERNADPVAEPAAAEVTSPVDSGVELVEVPGARFAEIPVADIHPNRKQPRSVFDEDDMAELVHSVREIGVLQPIVVRTSTEHGSEPYELVMGERRWRAVQAAGLETIPAIIRDTTDDDLLRDALLENLHRSQLNPLEEAAAYQQLLEDFGTTHEQLADRIGRSRPQVSNTLRLLKLPPLVQRRVAAGVLSAGHARALLSLPDAAAMERLAQKIVAEGMSVRATEEAVTLYQDPAKSAKNNIPRPGARHERLDYLASSLSDRLDTNVKISLGVRKGKVSIEFASVEDLNRIMDVLAPGSSN; the protein is encoded by the coding sequence ATGAGCGAGAAGCGACGGGGCCTAGGCCGCGGTCTTGGCGCGCTGATTCCTAGTTCCGCCGCAGCCAATGGGTCCTCCGGTAACGGTGGGGCGGTGTCCCGGCCCGTGGATCTCTTCTTCCCCGAGGGCCGGAAGAAGACCGAACCGTTGGAGCAACCTGCGACCCCTGCGGCGCCTGCCGCTGCCAAGACCCAGGCAAAGGATTCTGCGGGTTCGAACAGCCGGTCCTCAGCCAAGCCGGCAGCCGCCAGTTCCTCTGGGGACAAGGTCAGTGAGGACGGGAAGAAGGATGCAGCTTCTGCTGCAGCTGCCGCTCCAACGAAAAAGGCTCCCGCCAAAAAGGCGCCCACTCCTGAGGCCAAGGCAGCAGCTGAAACTGACCCTTCAGTGGAAGCATCTGCTGCTGTGGCAGAGCGCAACGCCGATCCTGTTGCCGAACCTGCTGCCGCCGAGGTAACGAGTCCTGTGGACTCCGGTGTCGAGCTCGTGGAGGTTCCGGGCGCCCGTTTCGCGGAAATCCCCGTTGCCGATATCCATCCCAACCGGAAACAGCCCCGAAGCGTCTTTGATGAAGACGACATGGCCGAGCTTGTTCATTCCGTGCGGGAAATCGGCGTCCTTCAGCCAATTGTTGTCCGTACTTCAACCGAACACGGTAGCGAGCCCTATGAGCTCGTCATGGGTGAGCGCCGCTGGCGTGCTGTGCAGGCAGCAGGGCTGGAAACCATCCCCGCCATCATCCGTGACACAACGGATGACGACCTCTTGCGGGATGCCCTGCTCGAGAACCTTCACCGCAGCCAGCTGAACCCCCTGGAAGAGGCGGCGGCTTACCAGCAGCTCCTGGAGGACTTCGGCACCACCCACGAGCAGCTGGCGGACCGTATCGGCCGTTCCCGACCCCAGGTGTCCAACACACTTCGTCTCCTCAAGCTGCCCCCGCTGGTGCAGCGCCGCGTGGCCGCCGGTGTGCTGTCCGCAGGCCATGCCAGGGCCCTTCTGTCGCTTCCGGATGCAGCAGCCATGGAGCGGCTGGCCCAGAAGATCGTGGCGGAAGGAATGTCCGTTAGGGCAACAGAGGAAGCAGTGACCCTCTACCAGGATCCTGCCAAGTCTGCCAAGAACAACATTCCGCGCCCCGGTGCCAGGCACGAACGGCTTGACTATCTTGCATCCTCGCTCTCTGACCGTCTTGACACCAACGTCAAGATCTCGCTGGGTGTCAGGAAAGGCAAGGTCAGTATCGAGTTTGCCAGCGTTGAGGACTTGAACCGGATCATGGACGTTCTGGCTCCGGGTTCCAGCAACTAG
- the trxA gene encoding thioredoxin: MSNAKDVTDASFSTDVLSADKPVIVDFWAEWCGPCRKLGPILDEIAVEYGEKVDVVKVNVDDNPAIAAQYGITSIPAVYLFQGGEVKNTVIGAKPKQFFEKEFSDVLS, translated from the coding sequence ATGAGCAACGCAAAAGATGTAACTGATGCAAGTTTCAGCACCGATGTCCTGTCCGCCGATAAGCCGGTAATCGTTGACTTCTGGGCCGAATGGTGCGGCCCCTGCCGCAAGCTCGGTCCCATCCTGGATGAAATTGCGGTTGAGTACGGCGAGAAGGTTGACGTGGTCAAAGTCAACGTCGACGACAACCCTGCCATTGCTGCCCAGTACGGAATTACTTCCATTCCTGCTGTCTACCTCTTCCAGGGTGGTGAAGTGAAGAACACCGTTATCGGTGCCAAGCCGAAGCAGTTCTTCGAAAAGGAATTCTCTGACGTTCTGTCCTGA
- the murJ gene encoding murein biosynthesis integral membrane protein MurJ produces MSATNFPSDRSGRPDDAAPDGVPPEPAAPDLAEPAAAGVSETRSSAIMAAGTLVSRFLGFAKTWMLGTALGLGSTVNDTFINANNLPNLIFLLVAGGVFNAVLVPQIIKASKAPDRGADYISRLLTLAVLLLFGLTALVTLAAPGVIELTTQGYSPQQKALAVTFAFWCLPQIFFYGLYALLTQVLNANGAFGPAMWAPILNNVVAIAGLGMFIWIFGTNDVNTHTLDNWGSTQTLLVAGFSTIGVLSQTAILLVPVFRLKLGLRPRFGWRGVGLGHAAKLSVWTLLTAAVGQLAFLYVMRIATIPGAERIRLQEAGDPAASTLPGNAVLEVASQLYLLPHSIIALSLATVLFNRMTRASQEGNRAELRDALSHGLRTMAVATVFGALALFALAGPLGMFFSGGKVQDGVMLAQTLTILALSTPFMSANFMMSRVFYANEDARTPFYVQLLLAVVYVAGAFAIQFLPVGQIIYAIAVLYMVGNILSVVISAFFLRRMLGHLDGPRIANSYIRMGYAALGSAIAGAGALWLMGSYNPDGFAWSGRLQALVTLAVVGPVMLAVYFLLLRVFRVSELSDMLRPLLGRFGRGGQAPAPEAGDASSPSPSVGSSTGRGNHPERATTSVDTGLIPRISGEFDAVSFRAGPDPQRGARRPEPYDAGPPQGAEGAYLPGEDQPSTARGGLLSEQIPLPGKRTYQGKWREPVFQQ; encoded by the coding sequence ATGTCAGCTACCAACTTCCCTTCCGACCGGTCCGGCCGACCCGATGACGCCGCGCCCGATGGCGTACCCCCTGAGCCGGCGGCACCGGACCTTGCGGAGCCTGCAGCAGCAGGCGTCAGCGAGACCCGTTCCAGCGCCATCATGGCTGCCGGGACGCTCGTGTCACGTTTCCTGGGCTTCGCCAAGACCTGGATGCTCGGCACCGCCCTTGGCCTCGGTTCAACGGTCAATGACACGTTCATCAATGCCAACAACCTGCCCAACCTGATCTTCCTCCTGGTGGCCGGCGGAGTGTTCAATGCCGTGCTGGTCCCGCAGATCATTAAGGCCAGCAAGGCTCCGGACAGGGGAGCGGACTACATCAGCCGGTTGCTGACGCTGGCTGTCCTGCTCCTCTTCGGCCTGACAGCACTGGTTACCTTGGCGGCGCCTGGGGTCATCGAACTGACCACGCAGGGGTACTCGCCACAGCAGAAGGCCCTCGCTGTCACCTTTGCGTTCTGGTGCCTGCCGCAGATCTTCTTCTACGGCCTCTACGCGCTGCTCACCCAGGTCCTGAACGCCAACGGCGCATTCGGCCCTGCCATGTGGGCGCCCATCCTGAACAACGTGGTGGCCATCGCCGGCCTGGGGATGTTCATTTGGATCTTTGGCACCAATGACGTCAATACCCACACCCTGGACAACTGGGGTTCCACGCAGACACTGTTGGTGGCGGGGTTCTCCACCATTGGCGTGCTGTCCCAGACGGCCATCCTGCTGGTGCCGGTCTTCCGGTTGAAACTCGGACTCCGACCCCGGTTCGGCTGGCGGGGCGTGGGACTTGGCCACGCTGCCAAGCTGAGCGTGTGGACGCTCCTGACGGCCGCCGTCGGGCAGCTGGCCTTCCTGTATGTCATGCGCATCGCCACCATCCCCGGCGCTGAACGCATCCGGCTGCAGGAGGCAGGGGACCCGGCCGCGTCCACCCTGCCCGGCAACGCCGTCCTCGAGGTGGCCAGCCAGCTGTACCTGCTGCCGCACTCGATCATCGCGCTGTCCCTGGCCACCGTGCTGTTCAACCGCATGACCCGCGCCTCCCAGGAGGGCAACCGGGCCGAACTGCGGGATGCGCTCTCGCACGGTCTGCGGACCATGGCCGTGGCCACCGTCTTTGGTGCCCTGGCGCTGTTTGCCCTGGCAGGTCCGCTGGGCATGTTCTTCTCAGGCGGCAAGGTGCAGGACGGCGTCATGCTGGCCCAGACGCTGACCATCCTGGCCCTCAGCACCCCGTTCATGAGTGCCAACTTCATGATGTCCCGCGTGTTCTACGCCAACGAGGACGCCCGCACCCCGTTCTACGTGCAGCTGCTCCTGGCAGTGGTCTACGTGGCCGGTGCGTTTGCAATCCAGTTCCTGCCGGTGGGCCAGATCATCTATGCCATCGCCGTCCTCTACATGGTGGGCAACATCCTCTCTGTAGTCATCAGCGCATTCTTCCTGCGCCGCATGCTGGGGCACCTCGATGGTCCGCGGATCGCCAACTCGTACATCCGCATGGGGTATGCGGCCCTGGGCTCGGCCATTGCCGGCGCAGGCGCCCTGTGGCTCATGGGCAGCTACAACCCGGACGGCTTCGCGTGGAGCGGCCGCCTCCAGGCACTCGTGACGCTCGCCGTCGTCGGGCCCGTCATGCTGGCCGTCTACTTCCTGCTCCTCCGGGTGTTCCGCGTCTCTGAGCTCAGCGACATGCTGCGGCCCCTGCTGGGACGGTTTGGCCGGGGCGGCCAGGCCCCTGCTCCGGAAGCCGGGGACGCGTCGTCGCCCTCTCCTTCTGTAGGGTCCTCCACTGGCCGCGGAAACCATCCCGAGCGGGCCACCACCTCCGTGGACACTGGCCTCATTCCCAGGATTTCCGGCGAGTTCGACGCCGTCTCGTTCCGTGCGGGCCCGGACCCCCAGCGTGGGGCCCGCCGCCCGGAACCGTACGACGCCGGCCCGCCGCAGGGTGCCGAAGGCGCCTACCTGCCGGGTGAGGACCAGCCCAGCACGGCCCGTGGAGGACTGCTCAGCGAACAGATTCCCCTTCCCGGTAAGCGGACCTACCAGGGGAAGTGGCGAGAACCCGTTTTTCAGCAGTAG
- a CDS encoding discoidin domain-containing protein, with amino-acid sequence MSNPIDVGSVLGGRYKVTATVLASHDHDLVLDGVDQVLNRPVSILVAGPENTEQVAQSAREVATGERPGTVQVLDLGVTEDATYLITNHTSAADLLDLVVAPNPPYVEPFFTDTLGSEIFGQARSHEPEPYDEEDHVEAGYISYADSHPNQVDPYRSAPDRPAPARSAPAVPPRPPVRPAAQQPASTGRTGAAAAGAGAAAAAAGAAAAGAAAPATKTGTGSSRTDPDATAAQPVAHNAATTSERSASADADTGPNDTAAVAHTAAGAQPSAGERKPKVSLWSNDDYAQAGDQDHYEDTDEAPEEPRPVKSKSALFARAAAPAAAGVSFADRDDYDDDRDESENQPRSMRWLVGGLLAVVLIAGLIFAVTNLGSLFTSEPQAKPTAAPITSSAQQNSAPATQAAPSAPPVVPPAIESVTRQGNFDFAATFDGDLVKAYDGNAASYWSDMEFATENWGGLAPQGVPLVVKLKGTATISSITLSQLGGSGGNITVYTNDRPSMDGAKAVGTNSFTSTDLNMPLSEPVQAQYVIVSINALPKLAAPKTRYGYGLRLAEIKVQ; translated from the coding sequence GTGTCCAACCCGATCGATGTCGGATCAGTACTGGGCGGCCGCTACAAGGTCACCGCCACAGTGTTGGCCTCGCACGACCACGATCTGGTGCTGGATGGTGTGGACCAGGTCCTCAACCGCCCGGTCAGCATCCTGGTTGCCGGACCGGAGAACACGGAGCAGGTTGCACAGAGCGCCCGCGAAGTGGCCACCGGCGAACGTCCCGGAACGGTGCAGGTCCTGGACCTTGGCGTAACCGAGGACGCCACCTACCTCATCACCAACCACACTTCGGCCGCCGACCTCCTGGACCTGGTTGTGGCCCCCAATCCGCCCTACGTGGAGCCGTTCTTCACGGACACGCTGGGCAGTGAAATCTTCGGACAGGCGCGGTCGCACGAACCCGAACCGTACGACGAGGAAGACCACGTCGAGGCAGGCTACATCAGCTACGCCGATTCGCACCCCAACCAGGTTGATCCCTACCGTTCTGCTCCCGACCGGCCGGCTCCTGCCCGGTCGGCTCCTGCCGTCCCGCCCAGGCCTCCGGTCCGGCCCGCAGCCCAGCAGCCGGCTTCAACGGGCCGCACTGGCGCGGCTGCCGCCGGTGCGGGCGCTGCCGCGGCAGCTGCTGGTGCCGCGGCTGCTGGTGCCGCGGCCCCCGCGACGAAGACGGGGACGGGCTCCTCACGGACCGATCCCGATGCCACCGCCGCGCAGCCTGTGGCCCACAATGCTGCAACCACGTCCGAGCGTTCAGCCTCCGCAGACGCGGACACCGGCCCGAACGATACCGCTGCTGTGGCCCACACTGCGGCAGGAGCCCAGCCTTCAGCCGGGGAACGCAAGCCCAAGGTGTCCCTCTGGTCCAATGACGACTACGCCCAGGCGGGCGACCAGGACCACTACGAAGACACAGACGAGGCACCGGAGGAACCCCGCCCGGTCAAGAGCAAGTCAGCGCTCTTCGCCCGCGCCGCAGCACCCGCTGCCGCCGGTGTGTCGTTTGCTGACCGCGACGACTACGACGATGACCGTGATGAGTCCGAAAACCAGCCCCGGTCGATGCGCTGGCTGGTTGGGGGACTGCTGGCTGTAGTACTGATCGCCGGCCTGATCTTCGCCGTGACCAACCTGGGAAGCCTCTTCACGTCGGAACCGCAGGCCAAGCCGACGGCTGCCCCTATTACCAGTAGCGCCCAGCAGAACTCTGCACCGGCAACGCAGGCAGCCCCGTCCGCGCCCCCGGTCGTCCCGCCGGCCATCGAAAGTGTCACCCGCCAGGGGAACTTTGATTTCGCCGCGACCTTTGACGGTGACCTGGTCAAGGCATATGACGGCAATGCCGCCAGCTACTGGTCGGACATGGAGTTCGCAACGGAGAACTGGGGGGGCCTGGCTCCCCAGGGTGTCCCGCTGGTTGTGAAGTTGAAGGGCACTGCCACCATCTCTTCCATCACGCTCTCCCAGCTCGGAGGATCGGGCGGCAACATCACCGTTTACACCAACGACCGGCCTTCCATGGACGGAGCCAAGGCAGTGGGGACAAACAGCTTCACGTCCACAGACTTGAACATGCCCCTTTCGGAACCCGTCCAGGCGCAGTACGTCATCGTCTCGATCAATGCGCTGCCCAAGCTTGCGGCCCCCAAGACCCGGTACGGCTACGGTCTCCGGCTCGCCGAAATCAAGGTCCAGTAG
- the trxB gene encoding thioredoxin-disulfide reductase yields the protein MTIEEKTASDVRDVIIVGSGPAGYTAAVYTARANLKPLLLAGSVTAGGELMNTTDVENYPGFPEGIMGPDLMENFEKQAARFGTEIQFEDVTALELDGPVKTVTIATGETFKAKAVILSTGSAYRELGLPNEKRLSGHGVSWCATCDGFFFKDQDIAVIGGGDSAMEEALFLTKFAKSVTVVHRRDSLKASKIMADRALAHEKINFVWNSTVDDVLGTDKVTGLRLKNLLDGSLSDLPVTGVFVAIGNDPRTDLVKDVLDLTPEGTIAVEGRSSRTSLPGVFAAGDVVDPTYRQAITASGSGCVAAIDVEHYLADLPA from the coding sequence GTGACCATCGAAGAGAAGACGGCGTCGGACGTTCGCGACGTCATTATTGTGGGCTCAGGTCCGGCGGGCTACACGGCCGCCGTCTACACAGCCAGGGCAAACCTCAAGCCTTTGCTGCTGGCTGGTTCGGTAACCGCCGGCGGCGAACTGATGAACACCACGGACGTGGAAAACTATCCCGGGTTCCCGGAAGGCATCATGGGCCCGGACCTGATGGAAAACTTCGAGAAGCAGGCGGCACGGTTCGGGACGGAGATCCAGTTCGAGGATGTAACTGCCCTTGAGCTCGACGGCCCCGTCAAGACGGTCACCATCGCTACGGGGGAGACCTTCAAGGCAAAGGCTGTCATTCTCTCCACGGGCTCTGCGTACCGGGAATTGGGTCTGCCCAATGAGAAGCGGCTCTCGGGCCACGGTGTGAGCTGGTGCGCAACCTGCGATGGTTTCTTCTTCAAGGACCAGGACATCGCTGTTATCGGCGGCGGCGACTCCGCCATGGAAGAGGCGCTGTTCCTTACCAAGTTCGCGAAATCGGTAACGGTTGTCCACCGACGTGACTCGTTGAAGGCATCAAAGATCATGGCCGACCGCGCACTCGCCCACGAAAAGATCAACTTCGTCTGGAACAGCACCGTCGATGACGTCCTGGGAACGGACAAGGTGACCGGTCTGCGGCTGAAGAACCTCTTGGACGGTTCCCTGTCCGACCTTCCCGTGACGGGCGTATTTGTCGCCATCGGCAATGACCCCCGCACCGACCTCGTCAAGGACGTCCTGGATCTGACACCGGAGGGAACCATTGCCGTAGAGGGGAGGAGCTCCCGGACCAGTCTCCCGGGTGTCTTCGCGGCCGGTGACGTTGTGGATCCCACCTACCGCCAGGCGATTACCGCCTCGGGTTCGGGATGTGTTGCAGCCATCGATGTTGAACACTACCTGGCAGACCTGCCCGCATAA